Part of the Anoplolepis gracilipes chromosome 13, ASM4749672v1, whole genome shotgun sequence genome, ACAAGAAGAACATCTTGTTCTCCGGTACCAACGTTGCCGCTGGCAAGGCCCGCGGTGTCGTGATTGGAACTGGCTTGAACACGGCCATTGGTAAGATTCGTACGGAGATGTCGGAAACTGAGGAGATCAAGACGCCATTGCAGCAGAAATTGGACGAATTCGGCGAGCAGTTGTCAAAAGTCATCTCGGTGATTTGCGTCGCCGTGTGGGCCATTAACATCGGTCACTTTAACGACCCGGCTCACGGTGGATCCTGGATCAAGGGTGCCATCTACTATTTCAAGATTGCCGTTGCTCTCGCTGTAGCCGCTATTCCTGAGGGTTTGCCCGCTGTAATCACGACTTGTTTGGCTCTGGGTACTAGACGTATGGCTAAGAAGAATGCCATTGTACGATCCTTGCCGTCCGTAGAAACTTTGGGTTGCACATCTGTCATCTGCTCCGACAAAACTGGCACTCTGACGACAAATCAAATGTCTGTTAGCCGGTAagatgattgaaaaaataagattatattaatgtaaatgctACTCTATTctgcttattaatttttaacgagtaatcatagtttctttttttcccgtTACTTAAGTACAATACTagttaagtaattttttatatttttacagaatgTTCATCTTTGACAAAATTGAGGGTAACGACAGCAGCTTCCACGAATTTGAAATCACTGGATCAACTTACGAACCCATCGGCGAAATCTTCTTGAGAGGACAGAAGATTAAGGGACAGGATTACGAGACCTTGCATGAGATTGGTACCATCTGCATCATGTGCAACGACTCTGCTATCGACTTTAACGAGTTCAAACAAGCATTCGAGAAGGTTGGCGAGGCCACGGAGACCGCTCTGATCGTTCTCGCTGAGAAGATCAATCCGTTTGGCGTGCCGAAGCATGGCTTGGATCGCCGAGCTGGTGCCATTGTCGTCAGGCAAGATATCGAGACGAAATGGAAGAAGGAATTTACACTAGAATTCTCACGCGATCGCAAGTCCATGTCATCGTATTGCGTGCCTCTGAAATCATCGAAGCTGGGAACCGGACCGAAATTATTTGTCAAGGGTGCGCCAGAGGGTGTGCTAGACAGGTGCACGCACTGCCGCGTCGGTGGTCAGAAGGTACCACTTACTTCAACCCTGAAGAACCGCATCCTAGAACTGACTCGCCAATACGGAACTGGTAGAGATACTCTGCGCTGTCTCGCTCTTGCCACTGCCGATCATCCGATGAAACCCGACGACATGGATCTCGGCGATTCCACCAAGTTCTACACATATGAAAAGGATCTCACGTTCATCGGCGTAGTAGGTATGCTCGATCCGCCTCGCAAGGAAGTATTCGACTCGATCTGTAGGTGCCGCGCTGCTGGCATCCGCGTAATCGTCATTACCGGCGATAATAAGGCCACCGCTGAAGCTATTTGCCGACGTATCGGAATCTTTGGCGAGGATGAAGACACCACTGGTAAATCGTACTCTGGACGTGAATTCGACGATTTGCCGATGGCGGAGCAGAAAGCCGCTTGTGCCAGAGCTCGTCTCTTCTCCCGCGTAGAACCAGCTCACAAATCCAAGATTGTTGAGTACTTACAAAGCATGAACGAGATCTCTGCCATGGTAAGTCTTGAAGTTTTACAAAGTCTTGtcttaattattctaaaataaattgttattattcttaaattaatatttaacatttataaatttatttttatatctttagccaatattttttatcatttaaaaaaatgttttcttacaagattgtaaaataattttgcgttATTTCGCAGACTGGTGATGGTGTAAATGATGCTCCCGCTTTGAAGAAAGCCGAGATTGGTATCGCTATGGGTTCTGGTACTGCAGTCGCGAAATCGGCTTCGGAGATGGTGTTGGCGGACGACAACTTCTCCTCCATTGTAGCCGCGGTAGAAGAGGGCCGTGCCATCTACAATAATATGAAACAATTTATCCGTTATCTCATTTCTTCCAACATCGGCGAGGTCGTTAGGTACTTACGAGATATACGAGTGAAAAAGATTACGATgagaattgaatttaatatttatacgttatttTGTAGTATATTCTTGACCGCTGCCCTTGGTCTTCCCGAAGCTTTGATCCCGGTCCAACTCTTGTGGGTCAATCTGGTCACTGATGGTCTTCCAGCTACCGCTCTTGGTTTCAATCCCCCTGACTTGGATATTATGAGCAAGGTAAAAAGAGTCAAAGAGCgctataatattgcaataaataataatgcatcgTTATATTGTCGAATGTTACATCTATTATTGTGCATTCTTTGTAGCCTCCTCGCAAGGCCGATGAATCATTGATTTCCGGATGGCTGTTTTTCCGCTATTTGGCTATCGGTGGATACGTAGGCGCTGCCACTGTTGGCTCGGCTGCTTGGTGGTTCATGTATAGTCCGAATGGCCCTCAAATGAACTATTATCAAGTAGTAAGTTTCGACAAAAAGTTGGTTCaccgtatatattataattatattcataattatttgagaattatatatgtatatcagaaTCAAGTTTCTTCTAAATCTAATGCGATATCACttatttacacaaaatatagACTCATCACTTGGCGTGTCTTGGTGGCGGAGATGAATTCAAGggtgttaattgcaaaatctTCTCTGACCCTCATCCCATGACTATGGCTCTCTCTGTGTTGGTCACTATTGAAATGTTAAATGCTATGAACAGGTGAGAAAAAACTTGTTACACAATATGTGTAAGAATTATGTTTTCAaggttataataaaatttgtttcctCCTTTATAGCTTGTCTGAGAATCAGTCGCTCATCACTATGCCACCTTGGTCCAACTTGTGGCTCATCGCCTCCATGGCTCTTTCTTTCACACTCCATTTCGTCATCTTGTACATCGAGGTTCTTTCGGTAAGTACATATCAAGACTGCAATGAATGATCAAAAAGTCTTAAGTTTTCAGCAGTTCAAAGTGTATAGATTTGCACATAAATTCCAAGAATTCGAAAAACCGTTAACTTTAATGTTTCAGTCCGTATTCCAAGTGACCCCGTTAACGGGTGAAGAATGGCTTACCGTTATGAAGTTCTCCATTCCAGTGGTACTTCTCGACGAAACCTTGAAGTTCATTGCCAGAAAGATCACAGACGGTGAGAATCCAATTTACACCGTGCATTGGATCGTTCTAATGTGGGCTGTGTTCTTTGGACTGTTGCATATCTGTCCCATATAGAACGTCcgcgaaataataataatattaatctagcAGATGATGTTTTTTTCCTATGGAAAAGCATCCgcgattataaatttttggacTCGCAATTGCATTTAACCGAAGCTCTTCCCATCGTGACGCGGGAAGGCGCGAGATAAGTTATTAACAGAGTGCGTTCAAGTGAGATTTTAACAAGTTTGACTGTTGTGCATGGTGTTAGTACAaccatatgtatatgaaacgCCACCAAGGCCCACCATGCCCGCATCACACACCGTATCCCGACGTCGCTCAACAATCACGGGTTTTGAGTGGCATCGAGTGATCTATAAAGAAAGACCCCAGCGTAAATCAAAGATTG contains:
- the Serca gene encoding calcium-transporting ATPase sarcoplasmic/endoplasmic reticulum type isoform X2 — translated: MENGHCNTVEEVVNYFSVDSEKGLTPDQVKRNQEKYGLNELPAEEGKSIWQLVLEQFDDLLVKILLLAAIISFVLALFEEHEDAFTAFVEPFVILLILIANAVVGVWQERNAESAIEALKEYEPEMGKVVRADKAGVQRIRAKEIVPGDIVEVSVGDKIPADIRLSKIFSTTLRIDQSILTGESVSVIKHTDPVPDPRAVNQDKKNILFSGTNVAAGKARGVVIGTGLNTAIGKIRTEMSETEEIKTPLQQKLDEFGEQLSKVISVICVAVWAINIGHFNDPAHGGSWIKGAIYYFKIAVALAVAAIPEGLPAVITTCLALGTRRMAKKNAIVRSLPSVETLGCTSVICSDKTGTLTTNQMSVSRMFIFDKIEGNDSSFHEFEITGSTYEPIGEIFLRGQKIKGQDYETLHEIGTICIMCNDSAIDFNEFKQAFEKVGEATETALIVLAEKINPFGVPKHGLDRRAGAIVVRQDIETKWKKEFTLEFSRDRKSMSSYCVPLKSSKLGTGPKLFVKGAPEGVLDRCTHCRVGGQKVPLTSTLKNRILELTRQYGTGRDTLRCLALATADHPMKPDDMDLGDSTKFYTYEKDLTFIGVVGMLDPPRKEVFDSICRCRAAGIRVIVITGDNKATAEAICRRIGIFGEDEDTTGKSYSGREFDDLPMAEQKAACARARLFSRVEPAHKSKIVEYLQSMNEISAMTGDGVNDAPALKKAEIGIAMGSGTAVAKSASEMVLADDNFSSIVAAVEEGRAIYNNMKQFIRYLISSNIGEVVSIFLTAALGLPEALIPVQLLWVNLVTDGLPATALGFNPPDLDIMSKPPRKADESLISGWLFFRYLAIGGYVGAATVGSAAWWFMYSPNGPQMNYYQVTHHLACLGGGDEFKGVNCKIFSDPHPMTMALSVLVTIEMLNAMNSLSENQSLITMPPWSNLWLIASMALSFTLHFVILYIEVLSSVFQVTPLTGEEWLTVMKFSIPVVLLDETLKFIARKITDVNEVVVDKWKAQ
- the Serca gene encoding calcium-transporting ATPase sarcoplasmic/endoplasmic reticulum type isoform X3, encoding MENGHCNTVEEVVNYFSVDSEKGLTPDQVKRNQEKYGLNELPAEEGKSIWQLVLEQFDDLLVKILLLAAIISFVLALFEEHEDAFTAFVEPFVILLILIANAVVGVWQERNAESAIEALKEYEPEMGKVVRADKAGVQRIRAKEIVPGDIVEVSVGDKIPADIRLSKIFSTTLRIDQSILTGESVSVIKHTDPVPDPRAVNQDKKNILFSGTNVAAGKARGVVIGTGLNTAIGKIRTEMSETEEIKTPLQQKLDEFGEQLSKVISVICVAVWAINIGHFNDPAHGGSWIKGAIYYFKIAVALAVAAIPEGLPAVITTCLALGTRRMAKKNAIVRSLPSVETLGCTSVICSDKTGTLTTNQMSVSRMFIFDKIEGNDSSFHEFEITGSTYEPIGEIFLRGQKIKGQDYETLHEIGTICIMCNDSAIDFNEFKQAFEKVGEATETALIVLAEKINPFGVPKHGLDRRAGAIVVRQDIETKWKKEFTLEFSRDRKSMSSYCVPLKSSKLGTGPKLFVKGAPEGVLDRCTHCRVGGQKVPLTSTLKNRILELTRQYGTGRDTLRCLALATADHPMKPDDMDLGDSTKFYTYEKDLTFIGVVGMLDPPRKEVFDSICRCRAAGIRVIVITGDNKATAEAICRRIGIFGEDEDTTGKSYSGREFDDLPMAEQKAACARARLFSRVEPAHKSKIVEYLQSMNEISAMTGDGVNDAPALKKAEIGIAMGSGTAVAKSASEMVLADDNFSSIVAAVEEGRAIYNNMKQFIRYLISSNIGEVVSIFLTAALGLPEALIPVQLLWVNLVTDGLPATALGFNPPDLDIMSKPPRKADESLISGWLFFRYLAIGGYVGAATVGSAAWWFMYSPNGPQMNYYQVTHHLACLGGGDEFKGVNCKIFSDPHPMTMALSVLVTIEMLNAMNSLSENQSLITMPPWSNLWLIASMALSFTLHFVILYIEVLSSVFQVTPLTGEEWLTVMKFSIPVVLLDETLKFIARKITDVAPPVTPSK
- the Serca gene encoding calcium-transporting ATPase sarcoplasmic/endoplasmic reticulum type isoform X1, whose protein sequence is MENGHCNTVEEVVNYFSVDSEKGLTPDQVKRNQEKYGLNELPAEEGKSIWQLVLEQFDDLLVKILLLAAIISFVLALFEEHEDAFTAFVEPFVILLILIANAVVGVWQERNAESAIEALKEYEPEMGKVVRADKAGVQRIRAKEIVPGDIVEVSVGDKIPADIRLSKIFSTTLRIDQSILTGESVSVIKHTDPVPDPRAVNQDKKNILFSGTNVAAGKARGVVIGTGLNTAIGKIRTEMSETEEIKTPLQQKLDEFGEQLSKVISVICVAVWAINIGHFNDPAHGGSWIKGAIYYFKIAVALAVAAIPEGLPAVITTCLALGTRRMAKKNAIVRSLPSVETLGCTSVICSDKTGTLTTNQMSVSRMFIFDKIEGNDSSFHEFEITGSTYEPIGEIFLRGQKIKGQDYETLHEIGTICIMCNDSAIDFNEFKQAFEKVGEATETALIVLAEKINPFGVPKHGLDRRAGAIVVRQDIETKWKKEFTLEFSRDRKSMSSYCVPLKSSKLGTGPKLFVKGAPEGVLDRCTHCRVGGQKVPLTSTLKNRILELTRQYGTGRDTLRCLALATADHPMKPDDMDLGDSTKFYTYEKDLTFIGVVGMLDPPRKEVFDSICRCRAAGIRVIVITGDNKATAEAICRRIGIFGEDEDTTGKSYSGREFDDLPMAEQKAACARARLFSRVEPAHKSKIVEYLQSMNEISAMTGDGVNDAPALKKAEIGIAMGSGTAVAKSASEMVLADDNFSSIVAAVEEGRAIYNNMKQFIRYLISSNIGEVVSIFLTAALGLPEALIPVQLLWVNLVTDGLPATALGFNPPDLDIMSKPPRKADESLISGWLFFRYLAIGGYVGAATVGSAAWWFMYSPNGPQMNYYQVTHHLACLGGGDEFKGVNCKIFSDPHPMTMALSVLVTIEMLNAMNSLSENQSLITMPPWSNLWLIASMALSFTLHFVILYIEVLSSVFQVTPLTGEEWLTVMKFSIPVVLLDETLKFIARKITDGENPIYTVHWIVLMWAVFFGLLHICPI